Proteins found in one Pongo pygmaeus isolate AG05252 chromosome 8, NHGRI_mPonPyg2-v2.0_pri, whole genome shotgun sequence genomic segment:
- the LOC134740213 gene encoding uncharacterized protein LOC134740213: MKDPSRQGPPAEPWTPSCLLFQQQLGPPTLGAGSSPVSRDSRHALRSPSRLLPLRAPLLDPAQLSCAEAGLPSQSPSKTEIIEILPLLLTEANVRGLWVSDPRRSARCQCWMRTQRRAGERSTEEGAAGSRAQQAGCAGSPDALPCLFHGRPAAPSAGQAQSAAPRHTVRAGCARPRGPEALPAGPGTRKCEAHSPEARGSGGYYFLSLFKRPGCVRYGHRVSSVPLNRPVNGPISCKLSQQNAKE; encoded by the coding sequence ATGAAAGATCCAAGCAGACAGGGGCCCCCTGCGGAACCGTGGACACCGAGCTGCCTCCTGTTCCAGCAACAGCTTGGACCCCCGACTCTGGGTGCAGGGTCCTCACCGGTGTCCCGTGACAGCCGACACGCACTGCGCAGCCCGAGTCGACTGCTGCCACTCCGCGCTCCCCTCCTGGACCCCGCGCAGCTCTCCTGCGCAGAGGCCGGGCTACCTTCCCAGTCTCCATCAAAGACAGAAATTATCGAAATTCTGCCGCTACTCCTGACAGAAGCGAACGTGAGGGGCCTGTGGGTCTCCGACCCTAGAAGGAGCGCGCGGTGCCAGTGTTGGATGAGGACGCAGCGTCGAGCAGGAGAACGCAGCACGGAGGAGGGCGCGGCCGGCAGCAGGGCGCAGCAGGCAGGCTGTGCTGGGTCCCCTGACGCTCTCCCCTGCTTGTTCCACGGCCGCCCCGCAGCGCCCTCTGCCGGCCAAGCCCAGAGCGCCGCTCCCCGACACACAGTGCGCGCCGGGTGTGCGCGCCCCCGGGGCCCAGAAGCTCTCCCTGCCGGGCCTGGGACGCGCAAATGCGAAGCCCACTCTCCGGAGGCACGGGGCTCTGGTGGGTATTATTTTTTATCCCTCTTCAAAAGGCCAGGATGTGTTAGATATGGGCATCGCGTTTCTAGTGTCCCTCTGAATCGACCAGTGAATGGACCCATTTCCTGTAAACTTTCGCAGCAAAATGCGAAAGAGTGA